A genomic region of Lodderomyces elongisporus chromosome 5, complete sequence contains the following coding sequences:
- the TIM13 gene encoding protein translocase subunit (BUSCO:EOG09265PJ3), which produces MAFWNKSTTSEGTDSLAPSSATDSAVSAQAQKIKSDIQASISQELAAANAQELVRTISENCFEKCITQPKGFLDAEENACIDQCREKYMRSWNVVSRAYINRIQEQQSFAR; this is translated from the coding sequence ATGGCATTTTGGAATAAATCAACAACCTCAGAGGGTACGGACTCACTTGCACCATCTTCTGCCACAGACTCTGCAGTTTCAGCACAAgcacaaaaaataaagagtgATATACAAGCACTGATCAGCCAAGAACTCGCCGCAGCCAATGCACAAGAGTTGGTAAGAACAATCTCAGAGAATTGTTTTGAGAAATGCATTACGCAACCAAAGGGATTCCTtgatgcagaagaaaatgCATGTATTGATCAATGTAGAGAGAAATATATGAGGTCTTGGAATGTAGTGTCTCGCGCATACATCAATAGGAttcaagaacaacaactgtTTGCCAGATAA
- the PRE7 gene encoding Proteasome subunit beta type-6 (BUSCO:EOG0926457R; MEROPS:MER0005692): MSGQTTVASEYSAEVHSVPIEHRFNPYSDNGGTVLGIAGEDFAVLAGDTRQVEGYSIQSRYEPRVHNVGDNILMTANGFAADGVALIDRFKQSFKWYKFDNENRKLEISSAARYIQHLLYGKRFFPFYVSTLIAGLDEEGKGAVYSYDPVGSYEREQCRAGGAAASLIMPFLDNQVNFKNQYVPGTDGKEKKPLKYLSLEEVIQLVRDAFTSAGERHIYVGDGLEIMIVTKDGVRTEYFPLKRD; this comes from the coding sequence ATGTCGGGTCAAACTACAGTGGCATCAGAATATTCCGCAGAAGTGCACTCTGTGCCAATTGAGCATAGATTCAACCCATACTCGGATAATGGTGGAACAGTGCTAGGCATTGCCGGTGAGGATTTTGCCGTTTTGGCAGGAGACACTAGACAAGTTGAAGGTTATTCTATACAATCGCGATATGAGCCAAGGGTGCACAATGTGGGAGACAACATCTTGATGACTGCGAATGGATTTGCTGCAGATGGAGTTGCATTAATTGATCGTTTCAAGCAGTCATTTAAATGGTACAAATTTGATAATGAAAACAGGAAACTAGAGATCAGTTCTGCTGCAAGATACATCCAACATTTGTtatatgggaaacggtttTTCCCATTTTATGTGAGTACATTGATTGCTGGGTTggatgaagaaggaaaaggtgCAGTATACTCTTACGATCCGGTGGGAAGTTATGAGAGAGAGCAGTGTAGAGCTGGAGGTGCCGCTGCTAGTTTAATTATGCCATTTTTGGATAACCAAGTAAACTTTAAGAACCAGTATGTGCCTGGAACAGATggaaaggagaagaaaccATTAAAGTACTTGAGCTTAGAAGAGGTGATACAATTGGTGAGGGATGCATTCACATCAGCTGGAGAGAGACACATTTATGTCGGTGACGGATTGGAAATCATGATTGTCACCAAGGATGGTGTAAGGACAGAATACTTTCCTTTAAAGAGAGATTGA
- the ERD2 gene encoding endoplasmic reticulum retention protein, whose amino-acid sequence MNIFRFLGDLSHLASVFILLYAIEQNRSINGLSLKTQALYVVVFVTRYLNLFTKFYSLYNTLLKIVFIASSIYTVYVMVYKYHKSITNHVDTFPVKYLLGGSVLASLIFTHKYTPGEIVWSFSIWLEAVAILPQLFILQRTGEAENITTHYIFALGLYRALYIPNWIYRYFAEGHLDYVSVLAGLLQTAIYSDFFYIYYNKVMKGKKFELPV is encoded by the coding sequence ATGAACATTTTCAGATTTCTCGGTGATTTATCACATTTGGCTAGTGTCTTCATTCTATTATATGCCATTGAGCAAAATAGATCCATCAATGGATTATCATTAAAAACACAAGCACTTTACGTGGTTGTGTTTGTAACACGATACTTGAACTTGTTCACCAAATTTTACTCACTCTATAACACTTTACTCAAAATTGTATTCATTGCAAGTTCGATATACACTGTTTACGTGATGGTGTACAAATATCACAAGTCTATCACGAATCATGTCGATACATTCCCCGTCAAGTATTTACTAGGTGGATCTGTTTTGGCAAGTTTGATCTTTACCCACAAGTATACACCGGGTGAGATCGTGTGGAGTTTCAGTATATGGCTCGAGGCTGTGGCAATTTTACCACAATTGTTTATCTTACAGAGGACAGGAGAGGCGGAAAACATCACGACGCATTATATCTTTGCCTTGGGGCTTTATAGAGCATTGTACATTCCAAACTGGATTTACAGGTATTTTGCTGAAGGACACTTGGACTATGTCTCCGTGTTGGCTGGCCTTTTGCAAACTGCAATCTACTCAGATTTCTTTTACATTTACTACAATAAAGTAATGAAGGGAAAGAAATTTGAGTTGCCAGTATAA